From the Psychrobacillus sp. FSL K6-4046 genome, one window contains:
- the gerQ gene encoding spore coat protein GerQ, which produces MVQYYWYPGGYPNQQYSQGQQVPGQQPPQQQYTPGIQIPAGGRSAEESYVENILRANKGKLGTFYFTFENNATRNNVVLNGYVEAAGRDHVIISDQNGKRYLMLMIYFDYATFDEEINYY; this is translated from the coding sequence ATGGTTCAGTATTATTGGTATCCAGGTGGCTATCCAAACCAACAGTACTCGCAAGGGCAACAGGTTCCGGGGCAACAACCGCCCCAACAGCAATATACTCCTGGGATCCAAATACCTGCCGGTGGACGGTCAGCAGAAGAATCCTATGTGGAGAACATTTTAAGAGCCAACAAAGGAAAATTAGGAACTTTTTATTTTACTTTTGAAAACAATGCAACACGAAACAATGTAGTCCTGAACGGATATGTAGAGGCTGCTGGACGCGATCATGTGATTATTAGTGATCAAAATGGGAAACGATACTTAATGTTAATGATTTACTTTGATTATGCGACGTTCGATGAAGAAATAAATTACTATTAA
- a CDS encoding cell wall hydrolase: MAVVRATSKDIDLLARLMRAEAEGEGELGMLMVGNVGVNRVRTACLDFTDIRNLEQMVFQRPGGFEATTKPYFYQRARDSDLKLAQRVVNGERFHPATRSLWFFDPGESTPCPAQWYGQWNTGRFKAHCFFSPTEEECPEI; this comes from the coding sequence TTGGCGGTAGTTCGTGCGACTTCGAAAGACATCGATCTACTAGCAAGGCTAATGCGAGCAGAAGCAGAGGGCGAAGGCGAACTAGGAATGCTAATGGTTGGTAATGTAGGTGTAAATCGAGTTCGTACAGCTTGTTTAGATTTTACAGATATACGAAACCTCGAGCAAATGGTTTTTCAACGTCCCGGTGGCTTTGAGGCAACTACTAAGCCATACTTTTACCAGCGTGCAAGAGATAGTGATCTAAAACTAGCACAACGTGTAGTTAACGGTGAGCGTTTTCATCCTGCTACCAGATCATTATGGTTTTTTGATCCTGGCGAGAGTACTCCATGTCCAGCACAATGGTATGGTCAATGGAATACCGGACGCTTTAAAGCACACTGTTTCTTTTCGCCTACCGAAGAAGAATGTCCAGAGATTTAA